TGGAGACCGCGCGCTTTGGGAATCGTTCCGTGTCACCCTGGTCTTTGCCGCGCTGACCCTGCCGCTCTTTGTCGGCCTCTCCTACACCATCGCCACGGCCATCCAAGGCTTGCGCCTCGAGCGCTTCATCAAGGCGTTGCTCTTTTTGCCGGGCCTCACCACCATAGGCGGCTCGGCGGTCGCCTGGTACCTCCTCTACAACCCCGACTACGGCCTGCTGCGCGAGCTCACCGGCCTGGCCCTGCCCTGGAGCAGCGAGCCCTGGGCGGCGCTCGTCTACGTGGTGCTGTTTACCCTCTGGCTCTACACCGGCTACGGCGTCCTGGTGGTGTCGGCCGCCTTGAAGGGCATCCCCGAGGCGGTCAAGGAGGCCGCCCGGGTGGACGGCGCCAGCGAGGCGCAGGTGCGGCGGCTCATCGTCGCGCCCCTCCTAAAACCCACGCTGCTCTTTCTCACCGTGCTCGGCACCATCTTCTCGATCCAGTCCTACACCGCCGTCTTCCTGCTCACCCGGGGCGGGCCCTTCGGCAGCACCCGGGTGCTCGGCTACTACCTCTATGAGACCGCCTTCGAGCGCTTTCAGCTCGGCTACGGCGCGGCCCTGACCATCGCCATCTTGCTGCTCACCCTCGCCGTGGTGCTCATTCAGGCGCGGCTGGCGGGCCGGGCGGGCGAGGCCCTGTGATGAGGGTCCTGTGATGCTCTTCAGCCGCCTGCTCACCGCCGTCTTCTGCCTGTTCGTGGCCCTGCCGCTCCTGTGGCTGCTCTACGCCGCCTTCCTGCCGCCCGAGGCGGTGTTCTTCGCCAGCCTCAGGCCGACGGGCTTTAGCCTCGCCAACTTCGCCGACTTGGCGGGCACGGGCATCTGGCGGGCGATGGGCGTGTCGCTCGTGGCGACCGGGCTCACCGTCTTGGGCCAGCTCGTCTTCGGCCTCGGCGCCGCCTACGCCATCCGCTCGGGTTTTCCCCTCCTCGGCCTGGTGCTCTTCGTCCTGGTCTTGCCGCTCGAGCTCCTGCTCGTGCCCCTCTACCGCCAACTCCAGGCGCTCGGCCTGTTGGATACGCTCTGGGTGCTCGTCCTGCCCTTTCTGGCCAGCCCGCTGGTCATCTTCTTGCTCTCCCAGTCGCTCAAGCGCCTGCCCTGGGAGCTCGTCGAGGCGGCGCGGCTAGACGGCGCGGGCGAGCTGACCATCGTGGCCCGCATCGTCGCGCCGCTCTTGCGCCCCGAACTCGCCGCCACCGCCGTCCTCGCCTTTGCCGCCCACTGGAACCTGGTGCTCTACCCACGGGTGATGGCGGGCGACCGCGAGCTGTGGACGGTGCAGGTCTTCTTGACCGAACTCCTGCGCAACCGCCCGCTCGACTGGGGGCTGTTGGGCGCGGCGGCCTTCGTCACCACCCTGCCGATTTTCATTCTCTATATCATTTTTGAAAAGCGCATCGTCGCGGTTTTCGAAAGCTCGTTCAGGTAGCGGCCCAAGGCAGCGGCGTGGGCTATAATGCTGCGATAATACTGCGATGACAGCGCACAACTAGACTTTTATAGACTTTCAGGCGGCGCGTGGCGGGTGGGTCGCTCGCGACGGATCACGATAAAGGAGAACGATGAAAGGTGCAGTGATGAAAGGTGCAGTGATGAAAGGTGCAGTGATGACAGCGCTCCTGAGCCTGGCGCTGGTAGCCCAGGGACAGGTCGGCCTCGAGTTCTGGCATTCAATGCAGTCGGGTGAAGAGACGGTGCAGGCCCTGGCCGACGCCTTTAACGCCGCGCAGGCGGAGTACCGGGTGGTGCCGCGCTACGTCGGCTCCTACGCCGAGGCGCAGCCGCGCATCTTAGCGGCGGCGAGCAGCGGCAGCGTGCCGGCGCTCTACCAGGCGGAGATAGCCTTTTTTCCCAGGCTCGCGGCCGATGGTGCCCTGGAAGACCTCTCCGGCTGGGTGGCGGAACTGCCCGACGAGATGGTCACGGACTTCTTCCCCGGCCTCTGGGCCTACGGCGAGGTCGGCGGCGCGCGCTACGGCCTGCCCTGGAACTCGTCGACGCCGGTGCTCTTCTATAACGCCACGGCCTTTCGCCAGCGCGGCGTCAGCGCGCCCAGCACCTGGGCGGAGTTCGAGACGGCCGCGGCGCGCATGACCACCCGCCAGACCCAGGGCTTCGTCGCCGTGGCCGAGTCCTGGACCTTCGAGGCGATGGTCAACACCAGGGGCGGCCGGCTCGTCACCGAGGACGGTCGGCCCAACCTCAATTCGCCCGAGGCCGTCGCGGCCCTGGCCATGGTCCAGGGTCTGGTCGAGCGGCGCCAGGCCATTCCCCGCAGCCTCTCCGAGGTGACCTTCGCGCTGCTCGACATGGTGCGCACCAGGGGCATGATGATCTTCGCTTCGATCGCCAACTGGCCCGACGCCCAGCGCTACGCGGTGGCCTTCGACATCGCGGCGGCGCCCATTCCCACGGGCGGCGACCTGTCGGTGCCCCTGGGCGGCGCGCAGCTCGTGGTCATGCGCGCCGCGCCCGAAGGGGAAAAGCGCGGCGCCTTCGCCTTCTGGGAGTTTCTGATGGCGCCCGAGAACCTGCAAACCTGGGTCGAGGCCTCCTTCTACATCCCGGTGCGCCGCTCGGCCTTGCCGCTCCTGGAGCCCTGGTACGCCGAGGATCCCAACCGCCGCGCCGCCCTAACGCAGCTCGAGCACGCCGTTCCCCGCTCCACCAACCCCGAGTTCAACCTGTGGCGGCAATATCTGGAGGAGGCGCTCGAGCGCGCGCTCAAGGGTGGGGTGCCCGCCCAGGAGGCGCTCGACGAGGCGCAGCGCCGGGCCCTAGAGTGAGGCTGCCCGCGGTGAGGCCCGCATGAAGCTCGGCTTCTCGCCCGCAACGGCCTTTATCCTGGACCTGGACGAGGCCTTTCGGCTCGCCGACGAGATCGCGCTCGACTTCGTCGAGCTCGGCTTCGACCTGCGGGAGATCGCCTCCCACCTGCAAACCGTCAAGCGGGTGAGGGAGCTCTCGCGCGCCACCGGCGTCGGCACCACCGTCCACCTCTCCTATATCGATCTCAACCTGGCTTCGCTCGTCCCCGCCGCCCGCGCCACCTCGGTGGCGCGCAGCCAGCGCGGCCTCGACTACGCCGCCGAGATAGGCGCTTCTTGCGCGGTCCTCCACAGCGGCCGCCACTACTACCGCCATCCGCTGGCCGACGAGATCGCCCAGAGCGCGGTTCATGCTTCTTTGAACGAGCTGGCGAACCCGGCGGTGCCGGTGGCGCTCGAGAACCTGGCGCTCGAGGCCAACGACCTCGTCCGCGAGCCCGAGGCCCTCCAGGCGCTGACGGAGCGAGCGGGTTTTGGCAACTGCCTCGACTTCGGCCACGCCTCCGTCGAGTCGCGCCAGCCCTGGCGCCCCGAGGAAAGGCGCGGCGAGGACCTGATAGAGCGCTATATCGAGACCCTTGGCAAGAGCATCATCCACTTGCACCTGCACAACAACGACGGCGCGGCCGACCGGCACTGGCCGACCACCAGGGGCAGCATCGACTACCGCCGCTACGCACCCTTCCTGCGCGACTTTGGAGGCACGGCCTGCCTCGAGATCCTGGGCGGCGCGGCGGAGGTGCGCGAGAGCGCGAGGCACCTGCGCGAGGTCCTGACGGAACTCGAGACGACCTAGCAGCCTGATAGCAGCCTGATAGCAGCCTGCCGACACAAAAGCAGGGTTTGCCCCTGAGTTCAGATCCCGCCGCGCGAGAGGATGTCCAGCGGACAGTCAAGGAGACCTTGACCCGTTCGGTGCCGCTCTGCATGCACCAGCAGCCTTAGCACGAGCAGTCACCTATATTGACAGGAGAGGACTCATATTTTATAATGGCAGCTGTAAGGCCGGAGGTAAGCCTTCGGCCGGAAACATCACTCAAGGAGGTTTCAAGATGGCACTTGTTCGGCGCAATCGTTCGGTACCTAGCCCCATGCAAGGCTGGGATCTCGGCAACTTCGGCGACCTCTTCGGTGACGTTGAGCGGCTCATGAGCCAGACGGCCTCGCCCATGCTGGGTCAAGTCGGCGCCAGCACCAGCTACCCGGTCGACATCTATGAGACCGAAGGCGATCTCGTCCTCGAGATGGCGGTGCCCGGCGTCAGGATCGATGACCTCGACATCAGCATCGAAGGCTGCCAGCTGAGCATCCGCGGCAACCTGCCCGACCACGGCGACAGCAGCGGCGAAGGGCAAAACGGCGGACAACGCCGCTACTGGCTGCAGAGCATCCCGCGCGGTCAGTTTAGCCGCGGCGTCACCCTGCCCTCGGCGGTCGAGGCCGACAAGATCGAGGCGAGGGTCAACGACGGCCTCTTGGTCCTGACCATGCCCAAGGTCGCGGAAGCGCGCGCGAGAAAGATCAGCATCAGCCACGGCTAAGCGCGCACACAAGAAACCGCAGCAGGCAAACCTGCTGCGGTTTCTTGTTGCTCGTGCTAGAGGGCCAGAACCGTCCGTACGCCCTCATCGCCAAGCCGTATGACCCATTCGTCTACGAGGCGCACGCGTTCCGCCAAAAAGAACTTGTCGTAAAAGAGGTGTTCTTATTGTTCTTACGGGGCTCTGGGTATGACCGTTCTTCCTGGGTTCTTCCTCCGAGCTGCCTCTTCAACCCCAGCAAGAGCTACTCGCTCCTGAAGGCGAACCACTGCCCCATCAGCGCCAAGCGGTCGTCCCCCGCCAGCCAGTCTTGCGCGCGCGGGTTGGCGGGCAGGAACTCGAGCGTAAGGCCGTCGAGCCGCTCGGCGTCGCTGCGCAGGACAAAGAGGCTGTCGCTCATGGGCTCGAGCGCAAAGTCGTAACCGGCGACCGAGCCCAGGAGCCGGTCGCCCTCTTCGAAGATGCGCACCGGTCCGGCGGCCGAACCGTACTCGCCGACGAGCGCCGCCCGCACCGCCGGATCGATCATCAGGGGCACGGGCTCCGGCGTGGGCGGGGCCTCGAAAGGGGCGTCACCGAAGAGGAGGGTCGCCAGGGTGATACTCCAGGTGATCTCCTCGCGCGGATCGCT
This sequence is a window from Deinococcota bacterium. Protein-coding genes within it:
- a CDS encoding ABC transporter substrate-binding protein translates to MTALLSLALVAQGQVGLEFWHSMQSGEETVQALADAFNAAQAEYRVVPRYVGSYAEAQPRILAAASSGSVPALYQAEIAFFPRLAADGALEDLSGWVAELPDEMVTDFFPGLWAYGEVGGARYGLPWNSSTPVLFYNATAFRQRGVSAPSTWAEFETAAARMTTRQTQGFVAVAESWTFEAMVNTRGGRLVTEDGRPNLNSPEAVAALAMVQGLVERRQAIPRSLSEVTFALLDMVRTRGMMIFASIANWPDAQRYAVAFDIAAAPIPTGGDLSVPLGGAQLVVMRAAPEGEKRGAFAFWEFLMAPENLQTWVEASFYIPVRRSALPLLEPWYAEDPNRRAALTQLEHAVPRSTNPEFNLWRQYLEEALERALKGGVPAQEALDEAQRRALE
- a CDS encoding carbohydrate ABC transporter permease produces the protein MLFSRLLTAVFCLFVALPLLWLLYAAFLPPEAVFFASLRPTGFSLANFADLAGTGIWRAMGVSLVATGLTVLGQLVFGLGAAYAIRSGFPLLGLVLFVLVLPLELLLVPLYRQLQALGLLDTLWVLVLPFLASPLVIFLLSQSLKRLPWELVEAARLDGAGELTIVARIVAPLLRPELAATAVLAFAAHWNLVLYPRVMAGDRELWTVQVFLTELLRNRPLDWGLLGAAAFVTTLPIFILYIIFEKRIVAVFESSFR
- a CDS encoding sugar phosphate isomerase/epimerase, which produces MKLGFSPATAFILDLDEAFRLADEIALDFVELGFDLREIASHLQTVKRVRELSRATGVGTTVHLSYIDLNLASLVPAARATSVARSQRGLDYAAEIGASCAVLHSGRHYYRHPLADEIAQSAVHASLNELANPAVPVALENLALEANDLVREPEALQALTERAGFGNCLDFGHASVESRQPWRPEERRGEDLIERYIETLGKSIIHLHLHNNDGAADRHWPTTRGSIDYRRYAPFLRDFGGTACLEILGGAAEVRESARHLREVLTELETT
- a CDS encoding Hsp20/alpha crystallin family protein; the encoded protein is MALVRRNRSVPSPMQGWDLGNFGDLFGDVERLMSQTASPMLGQVGASTSYPVDIYETEGDLVLEMAVPGVRIDDLDISIEGCQLSIRGNLPDHGDSSGEGQNGGQRRYWLQSIPRGQFSRGVTLPSAVEADKIEARVNDGLLVLTMPKVAEARARKISISHG
- a CDS encoding sugar ABC transporter permease, which translates into the protein GDRALWESFRVTLVFAALTLPLFVGLSYTIATAIQGLRLERFIKALLFLPGLTTIGGSAVAWYLLYNPDYGLLRELTGLALPWSSEPWAALVYVVLFTLWLYTGYGVLVVSAALKGIPEAVKEAARVDGASEAQVRRLIVAPLLKPTLLFLTVLGTIFSIQSYTAVFLLTRGGPFGSTRVLGYYLYETAFERFQLGYGAALTIAILLLTLAVVLIQARLAGRAGEAL